TAAACATTTTAATTGGTCTTTTAAAATATTATAACTATATAAATCTCCACCCTTTGAAACTGTTCCATAACCTTGACCTATAATACATGCAATATTATACTTATCTAACCATTTTACTAGCTTAATAGTATTATTTTGACCCAATTCATCTTTAATTCTTGTGAATTTCAGCAATATCTTATCATCTTTTTTAATAATATTATATAAATGTAAATTACCCATTGCTTCAAAACCAAAAGGTTCTATATATAATATACTTTGTTTGTCTTTTGAAATTACAGGTTTTGAATTAGTATTTGAGTTTAAAATATATTCATTTTCAACAATGCTAATACTATTTTCAGTATATACTACTTTCTTTGATTCATTTAATACTATTTCATATCGTCCTGGAGTAGATGTGTTTTGATAATCATCATCAGTGAAATCAAACAAATTACCTTCAAATGTTTCATCTGTAATGCAGAGTTCATCTTTCGAATTAGTGAAGTGTAAAACATTATTATTTTTGAATGTACAATTACTAATATTAACAGATTCGGAGTCATTAATTACAAATAAGCATCCTTCATCTGCGGTATTATTTTTAAATATGCAATTGTTATAATTAATATTAGAGCATTGACTTACTCTAATTAAATCAAATATTTTATTATCATAAAAATTGCAATTATTAAATTGTACATTTTTAGTATTAAATGACTCAGATATTCCATAAGTACATTCTTTAATAACTGTGTCATTAACTGTAACGTTCTCAACATTATTTAGTATAATACCATAGGTTCCACATCCAAACAATATTAGGTCTTTAAGTTCTATATTACTACAATTTTCAAAAGATAACACACCACCAGTACAGTAGCCTAAATTTCCTTTTGTATGTCCTACAATTAAGCTCTCAATTTTAATGTCATGACAATTTCTAAATGTAATTACATTAGAATATCTTGGTGATGATAAAATTTGTGTATCTAATGTTTCACCAATAATACTTAAATTTGATATATTGTCTAATACTAATTGCTTCCCGTCGAATACATCCTCAAAATAGATATTTGGATCCTTATTCAATACTAGATTAGAGATAATATAATCCTTCTTTTTCAATTTTATTGACGTATCATCTGAAATATTTTCAATTAATTCAACCTCATTATTTATAAAAATATCCATGTTAACACCTCCTATATATTATAAATGACCATTTTGTTTTAATTTAACTAAGCAATCATACATTAATTTATTTCTTATCTTATATTTTTGCTCAATTTCAGTGATTATCCCTTTTTCTTGAAGATTACTTATT
This is a stretch of genomic DNA from Clostridium estertheticum subsp. estertheticum. It encodes these proteins:
- a CDS encoding DUF4652 domain-containing protein, with translation MDIFINNEVELIENISDDTSIKLKKKDYIISNLVLNKDPNIYFEDVFDGKQLVLDNISNLSIIGETLDTQILSSPRYSNVITFRNCHDIKIESLIVGHTKGNLGYCTGGVLSFENCSNIELKDLILFGCGTYGIILNNVENVTVNDTVIKECTYGISESFNTKNVQFNNCNFYDNKIFDLIRVSQCSNINYNNCIFKNNTADEGCLFVINDSESVNISNCTFKNNNVLHFTNSKDELCITDETFEGNLFDFTDDDYQNTSTPGRYEIVLNESKKVVYTENSISIVENEYILNSNTNSKPVISKDKQSILYIEPFGFEAMGNLHLYNIIKKDDKILLKFTRIKDELGQNNTIKLVKWLDKYNIACIIGQGYGTVSKGGDLYSYNILKDQLKCLYRNKDHEEVKNFELVAGNINLVIIKFDDNFNNYTIKSKICRFDSTKLS